A window of Citrus sinensis cultivar Valencia sweet orange chromosome 7, DVS_A1.0, whole genome shotgun sequence contains these coding sequences:
- the LOC102621049 gene encoding ABC transporter G family member 1-like isoform X1, producing the protein MDSPIKVTRSTSVKNGDIEVQSWASSSSKSSKNKIFPFSTALSSSVPRNDSITSSLKSKFDNGVFLTWKDLSVVVPSGKKENRKHAILQELTGYVEPGQILAIMGPSGCGKSTLLDALAGRLSSNTEQTGEILINGRKETLAFGTSAYVTQEDTLMTTLTVMEAIYYSAQLQLPDSMSRSQKRERAEMTIREMGLQDAMDTRIGGWNVRGISGGQKRRVSICIEILTCPKLLFLDEPTSGLDSAASYHVMKRIVNLAHEDGITVVASIHQPSSDVFELFHNLCLLAYGKTIYFGPASMTEQLFASNGFPCPSLRNPSDHYLRTINKDFEEDIEEGIGRTSTEEVINILVNSYKSSDTYSEVQERVSIICQHKRETLEKENQASFITQSLVLTKRSFVNMYRDLGYYWLRFAIYIALGLCIGTIFHDIGSSYGSIQARGSMLMFIAAFLTFMAIGGFPSFVEDMKIFGRERLNGHYGVASFVLSNSFSSTPYLLLISLIPGAIAYYLTGLQKNIGHFLYFVLELFVSMMLVESLMMIVASIVPDFLMGIITGAGIQGIMMLNGGFFRLPNDLPKPVWKYPMYYIAFHRYTFQGFYKNEFEGLTFPNNQAGGPPTITGKEVLTNIWQVDMGHTKWVDLAILFGMLFFYRFLFWAIIKTTEKFKPIIKSFRFVSFKPCRQM; encoded by the exons ATGGATTCTCCAATCAAGGTGACTAGATCAACTAGTGTAAAAAATGGCGACATAGAGGTGCAAAGTTGGGCTTCATCATCTTCTAAATCCagcaagaataaaattttcccATTTAGTACTGCCTTATCAAGCTCTGTTCCACGTAATGATTCTATTACTAGCTCCTTGAAATCAAAGTTTGATAATGGCGTTTTCTTGACGTGGAAGGATCTTTCGGTTGTGGTTCCAAGtggtaaaaaagaaaatcgtAAACATGCAATTTTGCAAGAGCTGACAGGATATGTTGAACCAGGCCAGATATTAGCCATCATGGGTCCTTCTGGTTGTGGCAAGTCTACTCTTCTTGATGCACTAGCAG GAAGGTTAAGTTCAAACACTGAGCAGACTGGGGAGATTCTTATCAATGGTCGCAAAGAGACGCTTGCTTTTGGAACTTCG GCCTACGTGACTCAAGAAGACACTCTAATGACAACATTAACAGTAATGGAAGCTATATACTATTCTGCACAGTTGCAGCTACCAGATTCCATGTCAAGATCtcagaagagagaaagagctGAAATGACTATTAGAGAAATGGGATTACAGGACGCCATGGACACCAGAATAGGAGGATGGAACGTAAGAGGGATTAGCGGTGGACAAAAAAGAAGGGTTAGCATTTGCATTGAGATCTTGACATGCCCAAAGCTTTTATTCCTCGATGAGCCTACTAGCGGACTTGACAGTGCCGCATCTTACCATGTCATGAAGCGCATTGTTAATCTTGCCCACGAAGATGGAATAACTGTTGTTGCATCAATTCATCAACCTAGTAGTGACGTTTTTGAGCTCTTTCACAATCTCTGCCTTCTTGCCTATGGCAAGACAATTTATTTTGGTCCTGCTTCAATGACAGAACAATTGTTTGCTTCAAATGGCTTTCCTTGTCCAAGTTTAAGAAATCCATCTGATCACTATCTAAGGACCATTAATAAGGATTTTGAAGAA GATATTGAAGAAGGAATTGGAAGAACAAGCACTGAAGAGGTTATCAACATTCTAGTCAATTCATACAAATCATCTGACACTTACAGTGAAGTTCAAGAACGAGTTTCTATAATATGCCAACAT AAGAGAGAAACTTTGGAGAAGGAAAACCAAGCTAGCTTTATCACTCAAAGCCTCGTTCTTACAAAGAGATCATTTGTTAACATGTATCGCGATTTAGGATACTATTGGCTTCGCTTTGCAATCTACATCGCCTTGGGTTTGTGTATAGGGACTATCTTCCACGATATTGGATCTAGTTATGGGTCAATTCAG GCCAGGGGATCCATGCTCATGTTTATTGCAGCATTTTTGACTTTCATGGCGATCGGTGGATTCCCTTCTTTCGTGGAGGATATGAAG ATATTTGGGCGAGAAAGGTTAAATGGGCACTATGGTGTTGCCTCATTTGTTCTTAGCAACTCATTTTCTTCTACCCCTTACTTACTCCTGATATCTTTGATTCCTGGAGCAATAGCATACTACCTAACTGGCCTTCAAAAGAATATTGGACATTTTCTATACTTTGTTTTGGAGCTTTTTGTATCCATGATGTTGGTTGAGAGCTTAATGATGATTGTTGCAAGCATAGTGCCAGATTTCCTCATGGGAATCATAACCGGCGCTGGAATTCAAGGAATTATGATGCTGAATGGAGGTTTCTTCAGATTGCCAAACGATCTTCCGAAGCCAGTTTGGAAATATCCTATGTACTATATTGCATTTCATAGGTATACTTTTCAAGGATTCTACAAAAATGAGTTTGAAGGATTAACATTCCCTAATAATCAAGCTGGAGGGCCTCCAACAATCACTGGTAAAGAAGTCCTCACAAATATTTGGCAAGTTGATATGGGACACACCAAGTGGGTTGATCTTGCTATCTTGTTCGGAATGCTGTTTTTTTATCGGTTTTTGTTTTGGGCAATTATTAAAACTACTGAGAAATTTAAACCTATTATCAAATCTTTTaggtttgtttcttttaagcCTTGTAGACAGATGTAG